The Campylobacter concisus genome has a window encoding:
- the glyS gene encoding glycine--tRNA ligase subunit beta, whose protein sequence is MKELLLEIGVEELPAIPFLRELPNINAKWQAVLEKYNIKSEFKFYYTPRRLVFFHEKFPQAQPDSVASFVGAPKQVALKDGAFTKAALSFANKCGISESELKFKEIDGKEVLYHEKEVKGEPVDKIMGDMVEEFLKSLSFGKSMRWGNGEFEFIRPIRSFLCLLGDEVIKFNKFGVESSNSTYPHRSISYDKIKISNIKEYFEGSKSRGVVLEADEREKIILDEFEKISQKSGLKIEIDKDLLAEVVAITEYPTALLGSFEEEFLEVPSEVIITSMKENQRYFPVFKDGKLANGFVVVSNAITQDYSLIIKGNEKVLRARLSDAMFFWQSDLKAEFSPEKLKNITYLKELGSIYEKELRELKVAKKLASNYDELLKKEAGEYGAKLERAVMLSKADLTTQMVYEFTELQGVMGAYYAKAKNEDENVVLAIKEQYLPDGEEAQCPSKVFSSVVALSNKLDTLMGLFSIGKIPSGTKDPYALRRAANGVIKIVLAHNLKFNVKEILEDIAKDYKKFDVEVLINFILDRLYTFFDANASIVKACIKSGEKDILELTKMIEALAKISSEPNFRENFSTFKRLANIIKDDKFSKVDENLFEIDAEKALNDAFKAVDKSLAYEPRLKALFALKPQIDEFFDKVMINVENEKVRNNRVAIIGQIYSEILKVADIKEISF, encoded by the coding sequence ATGAAAGAGTTGTTACTAGAGATCGGAGTCGAGGAGCTCCCAGCGATACCATTTTTAAGGGAGCTGCCAAACATCAACGCTAAATGGCAGGCTGTGCTTGAAAAATATAACATCAAAAGCGAGTTTAAATTTTACTACACGCCGCGCCGTTTGGTCTTTTTCCATGAGAAATTCCCGCAAGCTCAGCCAGATAGCGTGGCTAGCTTCGTTGGCGCGCCAAAGCAAGTAGCGCTAAAAGACGGAGCTTTTACAAAGGCAGCGCTTAGCTTTGCAAATAAATGTGGCATAAGCGAGAGCGAGCTTAAATTTAAAGAGATAGACGGCAAAGAGGTGCTTTATCACGAAAAAGAGGTGAAGGGTGAGCCGGTTGATAAGATAATGGGCGACATGGTCGAGGAGTTTTTAAAGAGTCTTAGCTTTGGCAAGTCTATGCGCTGGGGCAACGGCGAATTTGAGTTTATCCGCCCGATAAGATCGTTTTTGTGCTTGCTTGGTGATGAGGTCATTAAATTTAACAAATTTGGCGTAGAGAGCAGCAACTCTACCTATCCTCACAGAAGCATCAGCTATGACAAGATAAAAATTTCAAATATAAAAGAGTATTTTGAAGGCTCAAAGAGCCGTGGCGTCGTGCTTGAAGCGGACGAGAGAGAGAAAATAATCCTTGATGAGTTTGAAAAGATCAGTCAAAAAAGCGGACTAAAGATAGAGATAGATAAAGACTTGCTAGCTGAAGTCGTGGCGATCACTGAGTATCCAACAGCGCTTCTTGGCTCGTTTGAAGAGGAGTTTTTGGAGGTGCCAAGCGAGGTCATCATCACATCGATGAAAGAAAATCAGCGCTATTTCCCAGTTTTTAAGGATGGCAAGCTCGCAAATGGCTTCGTTGTTGTTAGCAACGCCATCACACAGGACTATTCGCTCATCATCAAAGGTAACGAAAAGGTGCTAAGAGCAAGGCTAAGTGACGCGATGTTCTTTTGGCAAAGCGACCTTAAGGCCGAATTTAGCCCAGAAAAACTAAAAAATATAACCTACCTAAAAGAGCTTGGAAGCATCTATGAAAAAGAGCTTAGAGAGCTAAAGGTGGCTAAAAAACTAGCTAGCAACTATGATGAGCTACTTAAAAAAGAAGCTGGCGAGTACGGGGCTAAGCTAGAGCGAGCTGTGATGCTAAGCAAGGCCGATCTTACAACGCAGATGGTTTATGAATTTACCGAGCTTCAAGGCGTCATGGGTGCTTACTACGCAAAGGCCAAAAACGAGGACGAAAACGTCGTTTTGGCTATAAAAGAGCAGTATCTGCCAGACGGCGAGGAGGCGCAGTGCCCAAGCAAGGTCTTTAGCTCGGTTGTTGCGCTTTCAAATAAGCTTGATACACTAATGGGGCTCTTTAGCATCGGCAAAATCCCAAGCGGTACCAAGGACCCATACGCTCTAAGACGCGCAGCAAATGGCGTGATAAAGATCGTTTTGGCGCATAATCTGAAATTTAACGTAAAAGAAATTTTAGAAGATATCGCAAAAGATTATAAGAAATTTGACGTTGAAGTGCTTATAAATTTCATCCTTGATAGGCTCTACACCTTCTTTGATGCAAATGCTTCTATCGTAAAAGCTTGCATAAAAAGCGGAGAAAAGGACATCTTGGAGCTAACTAAGATGATAGAAGCACTTGCTAAAATTTCAAGCGAGCCAAATTTTAGAGAGAATTTCTCGACATTTAAGCGCCTTGCAAACATCATAAAAGATGATAAATTCAGCAAGGTCGATGAGAATCTCTTTGAGATAGATGCTGAAAAGGCCTTAAATGACGCATTTAAAGCAGTCGATAAGAGCTTAGCGTACGAGCCAAGACTAAAAGCACTATTTGCTCTAAAACCGCAGATAGATGAGTTTTTTGACAAAGTTATGATAAATGTTGAAAACGAGAAAGTGCGAAATAACCGCGTCGCAATCATCGGTCAAATTTATAGCGAGATACTAAAAGTAGCTGATATAAAAGAGATCAGCTTTTAA
- the alaS gene encoding alanine--tRNA ligase, which translates to MQNLDIRKAYLDFFKSKGHEVVASAPLVPNDATLLFTNAGMVPFKSIFTGEVPRPTPPIRTSCQTCIRAGGKHNDLDNVGYTARHHTFFEMLGNFSFGEYFKKEAIAYAWEFVTEVLKLPKDKLYVTVHESDDEAFEIWSTHIAKERIYRFGDHDNFWQMGDTGPCGPCSEIFYDQGAEHFNTPEDYMGGDGDRFLEIWNLVFMQYERSADGKLSPLPKPSIDTGMGLERVTAILQGKFSNYDSTLFMPLISEVAKLCGKPYVYESGASYRVISDHIRSVTFLLAQGTTFDKEGRGYVLRRILRRAIRHGYLLGIKEPFMYKLVDKVCELMGGHYTYLNDKKAAVKEQIKLEEERFLATIASGLELFESELKNTKEIFSGEAAFKLYDTFGFPLDLTADMLREKGLKVDEARFDELMSEQKARAKAAWKGSGDKSAKGDFKELLEKFGENKFIGYEELKSKSKILALLDEEFKNVDSLDAGKEGWVMFDVTPFYAQSGGQCGDSGKIAGKANVLDTQKFHGLNLSLVKTSAALKVGDEVELEVGSDRAETARHHSATHLLHAALRSVLGTHIAQAGSNVEADRLRFDFSHPKALTGEEISKVENLVNEWILTGANAKTQVMELEEAKKSGAIALFNEKYADKVRVVSFGDVSKELCGGTHVKNIDEIGSFFITKESGVSAGVRRIEAVCSRAALNLARSFRAELEELKDELKSTEPLNAVKKLKGEIKGLKDKLKNAKSSEELAFINVNDTKLCVASIDGGDIKTLIDEFKNGHEKAAILLIQTDEDGKISLAAGVKNAPLKAGAWVKFAAQILGGNGGGKDDFATAGGKNALAIEDAIKSSLEYARQALEK; encoded by the coding sequence ATGCAAAATTTAGATATAAGAAAGGCATATCTTGATTTTTTCAAATCAAAAGGTCACGAAGTCGTAGCTTCTGCACCACTCGTGCCAAACGATGCAACACTACTTTTTACAAATGCTGGCATGGTGCCGTTTAAGAGCATTTTTACTGGCGAAGTGCCACGCCCAACGCCACCTATCCGCACAAGCTGTCAGACCTGCATAAGAGCTGGAGGCAAGCACAACGACCTTGATAACGTCGGCTACACAGCGCGTCACCACACATTTTTTGAGATGCTTGGTAACTTTAGCTTTGGCGAATACTTCAAAAAAGAGGCGATCGCTTATGCTTGGGAATTTGTCACAGAGGTGCTAAAACTACCAAAAGATAAGCTTTATGTAACCGTTCACGAAAGCGACGATGAGGCGTTTGAAATTTGGAGCACTCACATCGCAAAAGAGAGAATTTACCGCTTTGGCGACCATGATAACTTCTGGCAAATGGGCGACACTGGACCATGCGGCCCTTGCAGTGAAATTTTTTACGATCAAGGCGCTGAGCACTTTAACACACCAGAAGATTACATGGGCGGCGATGGAGATAGATTTTTAGAGATCTGGAACCTTGTTTTCATGCAGTATGAAAGAAGCGCGGATGGCAAACTAAGCCCACTACCAAAGCCAAGCATCGATACTGGCATGGGACTTGAGCGCGTTACAGCTATCTTGCAGGGTAAATTTAGCAACTACGACAGCACACTTTTTATGCCGCTAATTAGCGAAGTGGCAAAGCTTTGCGGCAAGCCATACGTCTATGAGAGTGGCGCTAGCTACCGCGTCATAAGCGATCACATCCGCTCGGTCACATTTTTGCTAGCTCAAGGCACAACATTTGACAAAGAAGGCCGTGGCTACGTGCTTCGCCGTATCTTACGCCGTGCGATCCGACATGGATACTTACTAGGCATAAAAGAGCCATTTATGTATAAGCTTGTCGATAAAGTTTGCGAGCTTATGGGCGGACACTACACCTATCTAAACGATAAAAAAGCGGCTGTAAAAGAGCAGATCAAGCTTGAAGAAGAGAGATTTTTAGCGACTATCGCAAGCGGACTTGAACTATTTGAGAGTGAGCTTAAAAATACAAAAGAAATTTTTAGCGGAGAGGCTGCGTTTAAGCTCTATGATACATTTGGCTTCCCACTTGATCTAACGGCTGATATGCTTAGAGAAAAGGGCTTAAAGGTCGATGAGGCAAGGTTTGATGAGCTTATGAGCGAGCAAAAAGCACGTGCAAAAGCTGCTTGGAAAGGCAGTGGCGACAAGAGTGCGAAGGGCGATTTTAAAGAGCTACTTGAGAAATTTGGCGAGAATAAATTTATTGGCTACGAAGAGCTTAAGAGTAAAAGTAAAATTCTAGCCTTGCTTGATGAGGAATTTAAAAATGTAGATAGCCTAGATGCTGGCAAAGAGGGCTGGGTGATGTTTGATGTCACTCCATTTTACGCTCAAAGTGGCGGCCAGTGCGGCGACAGCGGTAAGATAGCAGGTAAAGCAAATGTGCTTGATACGCAAAAATTCCACGGGCTAAATTTATCTTTAGTAAAAACTAGCGCGGCACTAAAAGTTGGCGACGAAGTAGAGCTTGAAGTGGGCAGTGATAGAGCGGAGACTGCGCGACATCACAGCGCTACACACTTGCTTCACGCAGCCCTTAGAAGCGTGCTTGGCACACACATTGCTCAAGCTGGCTCAAACGTCGAGGCAGATAGACTAAGGTTTGACTTCTCTCATCCAAAGGCGCTTACTGGCGAAGAAATTTCAAAGGTCGAAAACCTTGTAAATGAGTGGATATTAACTGGTGCAAATGCAAAAACGCAGGTTATGGAGCTTGAAGAGGCTAAAAAAAGCGGAGCGATCGCGTTATTTAACGAAAAATATGCCGACAAAGTAAGGGTTGTGAGCTTTGGCGATGTCAGCAAAGAGCTTTGCGGCGGCACACACGTGAAAAATATAGATGAGATCGGCTCATTTTTCATCACAAAAGAGAGTGGCGTAAGTGCTGGCGTTAGGCGTATAGAGGCTGTTTGTTCAAGAGCTGCGCTAAATTTAGCAAGGTCATTTAGAGCTGAGCTTGAAGAGCTAAAAGATGAGTTAAAGAGCACAGAGCCACTAAATGCCGTTAAAAAGCTAAAAGGCGAGATAAAAGGCTTAAAAGATAAGCTAAAAAACGCTAAAAGCTCTGAAGAGCTAGCCTTTATAAATGTAAATGATACCAAGCTTTGCGTAGCAAGCATCGATGGTGGTGACATAAAAACTTTGATAGATGAGTTTAAAAATGGGCACGAAAAAGCTGCTATTTTACTGATCCAAACAGATGAAGATGGTAAAATTTCTCTTGCAGCTGGCGTGAAAAATGCTCCACTAAAAGCTGGCGCTTGGGTTAAATTTGCAGCGCAAATTCTAGGCGGCAATGGCGGTGGAAAAGACGACTTTGCAACAGCTGGCGGCAAAAACGCTCTAGCTATCGAAGACGCCATAAAAAGCTCACTTGAGTATGCAAGGCAAGCTTTAGAAAAATGA
- a CDS encoding endonuclease/exonuclease/phosphatase family protein, producing MRALFALVFAVLMAFASEISIATYNVQNLFDCKDDGSEYPDFKSNTSKWDCEAASSKLKRTRQVIDAINTDIIALEEVENEQVLRALVDGSEYKFIAFSKAKSSPVGLALISKIKPSGSEIFEVPNVKTRNILKVVFEVEGKKFSVFVNHFPAYKNGINMQKKAERTLRAALGNDQNAIVLGDFNSPYGQKSILNDIIATRGFYDLYSFLAPKDRYSHAVHGKKRAIDHVLLSPSFMANGDLSYIDGSFEVFKPSFVLDEHGFAKSDLYSDHFALKFKISTKPSPAKSNENLKKEAKKVEDQNYKKTDIETLFEHPEDVPALVEKAVVILKDKHGFIISKNRRGIYVYDPKNSVGVGDELDILIRRVKFYKEALEVSSYEIINEHGTKEVSENLLDSSKLSIARSGDVIAKISGKLESGYLHTPHGKIRVYSKKRLKDGEYSFERARVKIYKNEKEIVVE from the coding sequence TTGAGAGCGCTCTTTGCATTAGTTTTTGCCGTTTTGATGGCGTTTGCTAGCGAGATAAGCATTGCAACTTATAACGTGCAAAATTTATTTGACTGCAAAGACGATGGCAGCGAATATCCTGACTTTAAATCTAACACTTCAAAGTGGGACTGTGAGGCGGCTAGCTCAAAACTAAAAAGAACAAGGCAGGTCATAGACGCTATAAATACCGACATCATCGCACTTGAAGAGGTTGAAAACGAGCAGGTTTTAAGGGCTTTGGTTGATGGCAGCGAGTATAAATTTATAGCCTTTAGCAAGGCAAAAAGCTCTCCAGTCGGGCTAGCTCTCATATCAAAGATAAAGCCAAGTGGCAGTGAAATTTTCGAAGTGCCAAATGTAAAAACTAGAAACATTTTAAAGGTCGTTTTTGAGGTGGAGGGTAAGAAATTTAGCGTTTTTGTTAATCACTTCCCAGCTTATAAAAACGGCATAAATATGCAAAAAAAGGCCGAAAGAACGCTAAGAGCTGCTCTTGGTAACGATCAAAATGCCATAGTTTTAGGTGATTTTAACTCACCTTATGGGCAAAAATCCATCTTAAACGATATCATTGCAACTCGTGGATTTTACGATCTTTATAGCTTTTTAGCCCCAAAAGATAGATACTCCCATGCAGTCCATGGCAAAAAGCGAGCTATTGATCACGTTTTGCTATCGCCTAGCTTTATGGCAAATGGCGATCTAAGCTACATTGATGGCAGTTTTGAGGTCTTTAAGCCAAGCTTTGTGCTTGATGAGCATGGCTTTGCAAAGAGCGATCTTTACTCAGACCACTTTGCACTTAAATTTAAAATCTCAACCAAACCAAGTCCTGCTAAATCAAATGAAAATTTAAAAAAAGAAGCTAAAAAAGTAGAAGATCAAAACTATAAAAAAACTGACATAGAGACACTTTTTGAGCATCCTGAGGATGTGCCAGCGTTAGTTGAAAAAGCTGTTGTCATCTTAAAAGATAAGCATGGCTTTATCATCTCAAAAAATCGCCGTGGAATTTACGTTTATGATCCTAAAAATAGCGTCGGTGTGGGCGATGAGCTTGACATTTTGATTAGGCGAGTGAAATTTTACAAAGAGGCGCTTGAAGTGAGCTCTTATGAGATCATAAATGAGCATGGCACAAAAGAAGTGAGTGAAAATTTACTTGATAGCTCAAAGCTAAGCATTGCAAGAAGTGGCGATGTGATCGCTAAAATTTCAGGCAAGCTAGAGAGTGGCTACTTGCATACGCCGCATGGCAAGATCAGAGTTTATAGCAAAAAAAGGCTAAAAGATGGCGAGTATAGCTTTGAGCGGGCGAGGGTGAAAATTTATAAAAACGAAAAAGAGATCGTTGTGGAGTAG
- a CDS encoding phosphoethanolamine transferase, with amino-acid sequence MVCDNLDQKHTSEHRAAGFDEVIFDEAKKVIKDANSTTFIVLHLQGSHGPIYYKGYPSKFKEFTPTCDTVELNKCTPDEIANTYDNTILYEDYLQSELINALEARKDKFEVAMFFFSDHGESLGENGIYLHGLPYSIAPDEQKHIPAIIFSSDSELLKRLKARKDETLSHDFIFSSVLGYFGVKTKAYEPEFDIFRE; translated from the coding sequence GTGGTTTGCGACAATCTTGATCAAAAACACACTTCAGAGCACAGAGCAGCTGGCTTTGATGAAGTGATATTTGATGAGGCAAAAAAGGTCATAAAAGATGCAAATTCCACTACATTTATCGTGCTACATTTGCAAGGCTCACATGGCCCTATCTACTACAAAGGCTACCCAAGTAAATTTAAAGAATTCACACCAACATGCGACACTGTTGAGCTAAACAAATGCACGCCAGATGAGATAGCAAACACCTATGACAACACCATTTTATATGAGGACTATCTGCAAAGCGAGCTGATAAACGCCCTTGAAGCAAGAAAAGATAAATTTGAAGTTGCCATGTTCTTTTTCTCAGATCACGGAGAGAGCCTAGGCGAAAATGGCATATATTTACATGGCCTGCCTTACTCTATCGCTCCAGATGAGCAAAAACACATCCCAGCCATCATCTTTTCAAGCGATAGCGAGCTTTTAAAAAGACTAAAAGCTAGAAAAGACGAAACTCTTTCGCATGATTTTATCTTTAGCTCAGTTCTTGGATATTTTGGGGTAAAAACTAAGGCTTACGAGCCAGAATTTGATATCTTTAGGGAGTAA
- a CDS encoding 3-isopropylmalate dehydratase, protein MIHQEIAFFKFDQLIIFLHISFVALFIGLQAGLVLAGSYFIKNKFEDKERYHILLHIIRRFGLAIFALVLGIALTSLIMIFYFDDGKMQNPMASAIVATKWAIEIFLLLNLSYIFYRYKKALKTLRSHEMIELNESLIVIIYYFTPLNLLASLAAVYLGVSYRSF, encoded by the coding sequence ATGATTCATCAAGAGATCGCTTTTTTTAAATTTGATCAACTAATCATCTTCTTGCACATTAGTTTCGTAGCTCTTTTTATAGGGCTACAAGCTGGTTTGGTGCTTGCTGGAAGCTATTTTATAAAAAATAAATTTGAAGATAAAGAGCGCTATCACATCTTGCTTCACATCATAAGACGCTTTGGACTAGCCATCTTTGCGCTAGTTCTTGGCATCGCGCTAACTAGCCTGATAATGATCTTTTACTTTGATGATGGCAAAATGCAAAACCCGATGGCAAGTGCCATAGTAGCGACCAAATGGGCGATAGAGATATTTTTACTCTTAAATTTAAGCTATATCTTTTATAGATACAAAAAGGCTTTAAAAACTCTAAGATCGCACGAGATGATCGAGCTAAACGAAAGCCTAATCGTCATCATCTACTACTTCACGCCTCTAAATTTACTAGCCTCGCTTGCGGCTGTCTATCTTGGCGTGAGCTATAGGAGCTTTTGA
- a CDS encoding helix-hairpin-helix domain-containing protein: MKRLKILLCLALASLAYGADLNTASKSELMSLGLNKSQALNVIKYRKAHKFTSVEELEKVQGIGFNDMQKVKEKLSVKDSQKAKKTEPEKKSKNKKLKSKKKKK, translated from the coding sequence ATGAAAAGATTAAAAATTTTACTTTGCCTAGCGCTTGCAAGCCTTGCGTATGGCGCTGATCTAAACACAGCTAGCAAGAGTGAGCTAATGAGCCTTGGGCTAAACAAAAGCCAGGCACTAAACGTCATAAAGTATAGAAAAGCTCATAAATTTACAAGTGTTGAGGAGCTTGAGAAGGTTCAAGGCATCGGCTTTAACGACATGCAAAAGGTCAAAGAAAAGCTTAGTGTAAAAGATAGCCAAAAGGCGAAAAAGACTGAGCCTGAAAAGAAGTCAAAAAACAAGAAACTAAAAAGCAAGAAAAAGAAAAAATAG
- a CDS encoding sulfatase-like hydrolase/transferase: protein MAQKPLPFTYVADDATLTNDKKKILVLIVGETQRSKNYSLNGYAKNDTNKFTKQKDVVSFTNFYSCGTATETSVPCLFSDLKRENFSNHEAKARENLVDIINKLGIKTYFFDNNSGGCEKNRSSGLRQS, encoded by the coding sequence TTGGCACAAAAACCGCTCCCTTTTACCTACGTGGCAGATGACGCAACTCTTACTAACGACAAAAAGAAAATTTTAGTTTTGATAGTAGGTGAGACACAAAGGAGCAAAAACTACTCGCTAAATGGCTACGCTAAAAACGATACAAACAAATTTACTAAACAAAAAGATGTGGTAAGTTTTACAAATTTTTACTCATGCGGGACTGCCACAGAGACTAGCGTGCCTTGTCTATTTTCAGACTTAAAGCGAGAAAATTTTAGCAACCACGAGGCTAAGGCTCGTGAAAATTTAGTTGATATCATCAATAAACTTGGTATAAAAACATACTTTTTTGACAACAATAGTGGCGGCTGCGAAAAAAATAGGAGTAGTGGTTTGCGACAATCTTGA
- the maf gene encoding septum formation inhibitor Maf, protein MITLASSSPTRANLLKNAGIEFKQISCSFDESMIAKSLRPEIYVQNVVKTKKEQFLRANGKLLNLLFADSCVACGDKILGKANDKNEALAMLNLQSGNECSVYTAMIFLGEFELINVSKTTYKFDKFSEQELKSYLESGEWQGKAGAMTIENFNKKYITSQHGETSTAMGLNLKILKAFL, encoded by the coding sequence ATGATCACTCTTGCTTCTAGCTCGCCAACAAGGGCAAATTTACTAAAAAATGCTGGGATAGAATTTAAACAAATTTCTTGCAGCTTTGATGAGAGCATGATAGCAAAGAGCCTAAGACCAGAAATTTACGTCCAAAACGTCGTAAAAACTAAAAAAGAGCAGTTTTTAAGGGCAAATGGCAAGCTTTTAAATTTACTCTTTGCAGATAGCTGCGTGGCTTGTGGGGATAAAATTTTAGGCAAGGCAAATGACAAAAACGAAGCACTTGCTATGCTAAATTTACAAAGTGGCAATGAGTGTAGCGTCTATACGGCGATGATATTTTTAGGCGAATTTGAGCTTATAAATGTGAGTAAGACTACATATAAATTTGATAAATTTAGCGAGCAAGAGCTAAAAAGCTACCTAGAAAGTGGCGAGTGGCAAGGCAAGGCTGGAGCCATGACGATAGAAAATTTTAATAAAAAATACATCACCTCCCAGCACGGCGAGACGAGCACGGCAATGGGGCTAAATTTAAAAATATTAAAGGCATTTTTATGA
- a CDS encoding tRNA (cytidine(34)-2'-O)-methyltransferase produces MFNIVLVHPQIPQNTGAIGRMCVNANLKLHIVKPTVFDLSEKAVRRAGLDYWKILDPKIWESLDEFLEANLSHKERFFFATTKTNRLYYDAKFEPGDFIFFGGESTGLPREFMDINFKNAITIPMGKEGRSLNLAMSAGIIAYEAIRQNISKFDFRSEV; encoded by the coding sequence ATGTTTAACATAGTCCTAGTCCATCCTCAGATACCGCAAAACACCGGAGCTATCGGCAGAATGTGCGTAAATGCAAATTTAAAGCTGCACATCGTTAAGCCAACCGTGTTTGACCTGAGCGAAAAGGCTGTTAGACGCGCTGGACTTGATTATTGGAAAATTTTAGATCCAAAAATTTGGGAGAGCCTAGATGAATTTTTGGAGGCAAATTTAAGCCACAAAGAGCGATTTTTCTTTGCTACAACCAAGACAAACAGACTTTATTACGACGCTAAATTTGAGCCAGGAGATTTTATATTTTTTGGCGGAGAGAGCACTGGGCTGCCAAGAGAATTTATGGATATAAATTTTAAAAATGCCATAACGATCCCGATGGGAAAAGAGGGCAGGAGTTTAAATTTAGCCATGAGCGCTGGCATCATCGCGTATGAGGCGATCAGGCAAAACATCTCTAAATTTGACTTTAGGAGCGAGGTTTGA
- a CDS encoding transglycosylase domain-containing protein yields MKYILAFIFVVAIALGGAFLYFYSQVRFDAYTIIDYKPKLATQIFDRNNELIANIFEENRIYVKYNDIPPRVIEALVAIEDTSYFEHGGINVEAMARAAIKDIKARKLVEGASTLTQQLIKNLALSREKKFTRKIKEVVLAMKLESELSKEDIIERYLNHVYFGHGYYGIKTAAEGYFRKELNELSIKEIAMLVGMPKAPSTYDPTKHLDLSLSRANRVLERMYSIGWINEDEYRKGVLEEPAVFDDTLTRNKAPYVVDEIIKEASKKFDDIKTGGYKIQSTVDLNVQKIAQDALVYGYNEILKRDKKANPEMLNGAIVVTHPQSGQILALIGGIDYAKSSYNRATQSKRQPGSSFKPFIYQIALDSGYSVVSQVADIARTFDMGNGKEWTPKNYSGGFQGYITIKSALTQSRNLATINLLNDLGLSSVRKQLTDMGFNDIPENLSIALGSFGISPLDFAKFYSMFPNDGEVVEPTLIKHIENSFGASMDYEPQKKQVLKPEQAFLMTTLLQNVVNNGTGRNAKVNGIQIAGKTGTTNNNIDAWFCGYSPDIEAIIWYGNDDNSPMKKVEGGGRTAAPVFKKFMEGYIKLYPTLRRAFEQPDGVYKGYYNGADEYYTNDSPLPQNTPTNDIIQDQENDGLLF; encoded by the coding sequence ATGAAATATATCTTGGCATTTATCTTCGTAGTTGCCATCGCACTTGGCGGAGCGTTTTTATACTTTTATTCGCAGGTGAGATTTGACGCTTATACCATCATCGACTACAAGCCAAAGCTTGCGACACAAATTTTTGATAGAAACAACGAGCTCATCGCAAATATCTTTGAAGAAAATAGAATTTACGTAAAATATAACGACATCCCGCCACGTGTCATCGAAGCACTCGTGGCTATCGAGGATACGAGCTACTTTGAGCATGGCGGTATCAACGTAGAAGCCATGGCAAGAGCAGCGATAAAGGACATCAAAGCTAGAAAGCTAGTCGAGGGCGCATCTACGCTAACTCAGCAGCTCATAAAAAACCTAGCCCTAAGCCGCGAAAAGAAATTTACAAGAAAGATAAAAGAGGTTGTGCTCGCTATGAAGCTTGAAAGCGAGCTTAGCAAAGAGGACATCATCGAAAGATACCTAAATCACGTATATTTCGGCCACGGCTACTATGGCATCAAAACGGCTGCAGAGGGCTACTTTAGAAAAGAGCTAAATGAGCTAAGCATAAAAGAGATAGCGATGCTAGTTGGCATGCCAAAAGCGCCAAGTACTTATGATCCTACAAAGCACCTCGACCTCTCGCTTAGCCGTGCAAACAGGGTTCTTGAGAGGATGTATAGCATCGGCTGGATAAACGAGGATGAGTACCGCAAGGGCGTGCTTGAAGAACCAGCAGTTTTTGACGATACGCTCACAAGAAATAAAGCTCCTTACGTGGTCGATGAGATCATAAAAGAGGCTTCAAAGAAATTTGACGATATAAAAACTGGCGGTTACAAGATACAAAGCACCGTCGATCTAAACGTGCAAAAGATCGCTCAAGACGCTCTAGTATATGGTTACAATGAAATTTTAAAAAGAGATAAAAAGGCAAATCCAGAGATGCTAAATGGCGCTATCGTCGTCACTCATCCACAAAGCGGTCAAATTTTAGCTCTAATTGGCGGCATCGACTACGCAAAAAGTAGCTACAACAGAGCGACACAAAGCAAGCGCCAGCCAGGATCAAGCTTTAAGCCATTTATCTATCAAATAGCCCTTGATAGCGGCTACTCGGTCGTCTCTCAGGTAGCTGATATCGCTAGGACGTTTGACATGGGCAATGGCAAAGAGTGGACGCCAAAGAACTATAGCGGTGGCTTTCAAGGCTACATCACGATAAAATCAGCCTTAACCCAGTCTCGCAACCTCGCAACCATAAATTTACTAAACGATCTTGGTCTTAGCTCGGTTCGCAAACAGCTTACAGATATGGGCTTTAACGACATCCCTGAAAATTTATCAATCGCACTTGGTAGCTTTGGAATTTCGCCACTTGACTTTGCGAAATTTTACTCGATGTTTCCAAACGATGGCGAAGTGGTCGAGCCTACGCTCATCAAGCATATAGAAAATAGCTTTGGCGCGTCGATGGACTATGAGCCTCAAAAGAAGCAGGTGCTAAAACCTGAGCAGGCATTTTTGATGACTACCTTGCTTCAAAATGTCGTAAACAACGGTACCGGACGCAACGCAAAGGTAAATGGCATCCAGATCGCTGGCAAGACTGGTACGACAAATAACAACATCGATGCTTGGTTTTGCGGCTACTCACCTGATATCGAGGCCATCATCTGGTACGGAAACGACGATAACAGCCCTATGAAAAAGGTCGAGGGTGGTGGCAGGACAGCTGCACCTGTCTTTAAGAAATTTATGGAGGGCTACATCAAGCTCTACCCTACTCTAAGACGCGCGTTTGAGCAGCCTGATGGCGTCTATAAAGGATACTACAACGGCGCTGATGAGTACTACACAAACGACTCGCCGTTGCCGCAAAATACGCCAACAAATGACATCATTCAAGATCAAGAAAACGATGGATTATTATTTTAG